A window from Sphingobacterium hotanense encodes these proteins:
- the rplS gene encoding 50S ribosomal protein L19, whose protein sequence is MDLVKFVEEQAVVKNEIPAFKAGDTISVHYKIREGNKERVQVYQGVVIQLNSEGANATFTVRKISNGVGVERIFPVNSPNIEKIDVNSVGKVRRAKLFYLRGLTGKAARIKAKRV, encoded by the coding sequence ATGGATTTAGTAAAATTTGTAGAAGAACAAGCGGTAGTAAAAAATGAAATTCCCGCTTTCAAAGCAGGAGATACCATCAGCGTTCATTATAAAATTCGCGAAGGAAATAAAGAGCGTGTACAGGTGTACCAAGGGGTGGTAATTCAATTAAACAGCGAAGGTGCTAACGCAACTTTTACCGTTCGTAAAATCTCTAACGGTGTAGGTGTTGAACGTATTTTCCCTGTAAACTCTCCTAACATCGAGAAAATTGACGTTAACTCAGTAGGTAAAGTTCGTCGCGCAAAATTATTCTATTTACGCGGACTTACTGGTAAAGCTGCTCGCATCAAAGCGAAAAGAGTTTAA